A single genomic interval of Helianthus annuus cultivar XRQ/B chromosome 13, HanXRQr2.0-SUNRISE, whole genome shotgun sequence harbors:
- the LOC110866746 gene encoding uncharacterized mitochondrial protein AtMg00810-like yields the protein MSLLPVIVSRKFKKPKRNLFEEFSVKDLGPLKYFLGIEVAKTKDGLVLSQCKYTLDILKDCGKLGCKPSSFPIEHGLKLDKGENEPSIDGNQYRRLVGRLRYHQATRPDITYYVNVLSQFVADPRSNHLEAVNRVLRYLKATPGQGILLSHVGDPVLTAYCDSDWLGCSFTRRSRTRYFLLLDGTPISWKTKKQSVISRSSAEAEYRAMASTVSEVIWVRWLLGELQVHISSPTPLFCDNQAARDIANNPVFHERTNHVEMDCYFVRERVESKEIIPMKISSTMQVADLLTKGLTSQQLLFLLDKIGIANLHASS from the coding sequence ATGTCATTATTACCGGTAATTGTCTCAAGAAAATTCAAGAAACCAAAGCGCAACTTGTTTGAAGAATTTAGTGTGAAAGACCTTGGTCCATTAAAATACTTTCTTGGCATAGAGGTGGCCAAGACAAAAGATGGTCTAGTCCTAAGCCAATGCAAGTACACATTGGACATCTTGAAGGATTGTGGAAAATTGGGTTGCAAACCGAGTTCCTTCCCGATTGAGCACGGCTTGAAACTTGACAAAGGTGAAAATGAACCAAGTATTGACGGGAACCAGTACCGCCGCTTAGTTGGTCGTCTTCGATATCATCAAGCCACCCGACCAGATATAACCTACTATGTAAATGTCTTAAGCCAGTTCGTGGCCGACCCAAGAAGCAACCACCTAGAAGCAGTAAATCGTGTTTTAAGATACTTAAAGGCTACACCAGGTCAAGGAATTCTCCTTTCCCATGTAGGAGATCCTGTTTTGACCGCTTATTGTGACTCGGACTGGTTGGGTTGTTCATTCACAAGACGGTCACGCACTAGATACTTCTTATTGCTAGATGGGACTCCCATTTCTTGGAAAACTAAGAAACAATCCGTTATCTCACGTTCTTCAGCGGAAGCCGAATACAGAGCTATGGCGTCCACGGTCAGTGAAGTCATTTGGGTTCGTTGGTTACTTGGTGAGCTTCAAGTTCACATTTCATCGCCCACGCCTCTGTTTTGTGATAATCAGGCAGCCCGTGACATCGCCAACAACCCGGTATTCCACGAAAGAACGAACCATGTTGAGATGGACTGCTATTTTGTGCGAGAACGTGTTGAATCCAAAGAAATAATTCCCATGAAGATCAGTAGCACAATGCAGGTTGCAGACTTGCTCACGAAGGGGCTCACATCCCAACAACTTCTTTTCCTTCTTGACAAGATTGGCATTGCAAATTTGCACGCTTCATCTTGA